A region of the Candidatus Neomarinimicrobiota bacterium genome:
TCTTGCAAATGGCCGAGTCTATGTGCTGTTGTATTAGGATTTTTTCTAATTACAATTTCACTTGAGGCTCAAAACAGTAGAGAAAACTCATTTGAGCAAGTTAAGCGAGAATTTATTGTTGAATTCAAGCCTGGAATTCTCACCTTACCTCAAGGTAGAACTAAGGGTAGATTGGATGAGATTGAAATACCATCTCAAGAATTACACCAGATTTTAGTAAACGGTAGAGTCTCTGAAATATCGCGCCTTATCCCTAATTTTGTTGCAGAAAACCGTTTCAAGATGACCAGAACCGGTGAACCGGTAGAGTTGACCGATTGGTCAAATGTATATTTATTACGGTTGGCTGTTCCGATGATGCGTGATAGCCTGCTGAATACTATGTCGAGGCGCCCGGAAGTTATTTATGCTGAACCAAATATTTTAGGCAAGCTATTTACTGACCCCAACGATCCGCACTTTTCAAAACAGTGGGCTATGAAAAATGAAGGGACTGCTGCGCAAGGAGGAGGAACAAATGATTCAGATATTGACGCAGAAGAAGCTTGGGAAATAACGACAGGATCAAGTGCAATTAATATTGCAATAGTTGATGCTGGTATGCAGACTAACCATCAGGATTTTACGGGTCGCGTAATAGGTGATATAGGTGACAATCATTATCATGGCACAGCAGTAGCAGGAATCGCAGCTGCACAAGGTAACAATTCAGTTGGAGTTGCTGGTGTGGCCTGGAACGTCGGTATCATTAATGAAGACTTAGGTGCAATAACGATTGTTAATGCCACAAATGCAATTCAAAGCGCCATTAATCGCAATGCCCATGTTATTAATAACAGTTATGGGTTTGACCAGATTAATAACTCTTTTACCCTTTACAGGGCGTTTACAGATGCATATAAGATGAATTTGACTACTGTAGCCGCAATGGGAAATGATGGTAACGATTTATACCCACAGTCACCAGCCAATTTTGGAAGAATAGTAATCGCGGTCGGTGCTACAAAGAACACTGATTCCAGGAAGGCGAACTCTAGCACAGGACCCCATATAGACGTTGTGGCGCCAGGGGGTTCTGGTAAAGATTTTCCAGACGAAGAAAATATTTTCACTACTCTACCAGGGGATAGTTATGACAATAAAACCTTCATTGATGGTAAATGGGAACCAATTTCGGGAACTTCATTTTCTACCCCAGTTGTTAGCGGTATTTCTGCTCTTCTACTATCGTTTAATCCCTCTTTGTATAACGATGACATAAGGCAAATCATTAGAATTTCTGCCGAAGATAAAGGGCCATCAGGATTTGATAATGAATACGGAGAAGGTCGCGTAAACGCCCGCGCTGCATTGGATTCAATCCGTTCTCCGAATCAATTAAACCATTGGTTTTCCACAGGCGGTACGGTTGTATCTAGTTTGTGGAATAATTATCAGGAATTTTATGGATTACCGGGTTTGGGTGATGGTACTTATATCGTAGAAAGGCATGAGGTCGAAAAGACTGTGTCCTTTCCATCTTCCTTTAGTTCTACGCCCCATGTCTGGGGTCGTGGAGTTGCTTCTAACGGGTATTCTAAAGCTGATCCAAACTTTACAATGGGCTATTGTGAAGTTGTTCCCGGTACAATCACGAATACGAGCGTTAGGTTAAGAACCTATGTATATGATATTTATATTGAAGATCCAGTAGATGGTTTCCCCGATTATTGGGATACTTATCCATGTGATCCGGGCCAGGTCGTATTTGCCTATACTGCGCTTGGAACTTTTCCTCCCCTTGCTGTCTCAATTAGCGGCCCCTTGTTTCTGGATTTTAAAGAAACAGGTTATTATACCGTTAACGTTACCGGTGGTAACGGATCAATAGGTTATCAATGGAAAATTAAAAATGACGGTAGCAGTATTTGGTCGAATTTAGGAATTTCTCAGTCTCAACAAGTGACAATGGGCACTACAAGCTTTACAATGAAGGTTGAGGTGACCAGAGGGAGCGAATCTGACTTTGAGACAAAATATGTCCAATATAATTCAGGCGGATTTAATCCTAAAATATTATTGTTGCCTCAATCTTATTCCTTATCACAAAACCATCCCAATCCATTCAATCCGACCACTACAATTAAATATGAATTGCCGGAAGCCAGTTCAATTTCCCTAGTTATTTATGATCTTCGAGGAAATGAAGTAACACGCTGGACCATGGGCAATGAACGAGCGGGATATAAACGAAAAACCTGGAATGGAACAGATACAAATGGGAATCGTGTACCGGCAGGTGTTTACATTTACAAATTAACAGCGCGTTCAATGGAAAGTGATCAGATCTTCACCAATAGTCGAAAGATGGTGTTGATGAAATAAAGAATCGGGTGGTTATAGAATGGAGAAAGGGCCGATTAATTTTCCGTAAATGTAACCGTTAATTTATTCCCATTTAATGGCTCGGTGGTTTTAGAACCGTCG
Encoded here:
- a CDS encoding S8 family serine peptidase, translating into MTRRLPKENSCKWPSLCAVVLGFFLITISLEAQNSRENSFEQVKREFIVEFKPGILTLPQGRTKGRLDEIEIPSQELHQILVNGRVSEISRLIPNFVAENRFKMTRTGEPVELTDWSNVYLLRLAVPMMRDSLLNTMSRRPEVIYAEPNILGKLFTDPNDPHFSKQWAMKNEGTAAQGGGTNDSDIDAEEAWEITTGSSAINIAIVDAGMQTNHQDFTGRVIGDIGDNHYHGTAVAGIAAAQGNNSVGVAGVAWNVGIINEDLGAITIVNATNAIQSAINRNAHVINNSYGFDQINNSFTLYRAFTDAYKMNLTTVAAMGNDGNDLYPQSPANFGRIVIAVGATKNTDSRKANSSTGPHIDVVAPGGSGKDFPDEENIFTTLPGDSYDNKTFIDGKWEPISGTSFSTPVVSGISALLLSFNPSLYNDDIRQIIRISAEDKGPSGFDNEYGEGRVNARAALDSIRSPNQLNHWFSTGGTVVSSLWNNYQEFYGLPGLGDGTYIVERHEVEKTVSFPSSFSSTPHVWGRGVASNGYSKADPNFTMGYCEVVPGTITNTSVRLRTYVYDIYIEDPVDGFPDYWDTYPCDPGQVVFAYTALGTFPPLAVSISGPLFLDFKETGYYTVNVTGGNGSIGYQWKIKNDGSSIWSNLGISQSQQVTMGTTSFTMKVEVTRGSESDFETKYVQYNSGGFNPKILLLPQSYSLSQNHPNPFNPTTTIKYELPEASSISLVIYDLRGNEVTRWTMGNERAGYKRKTWNGTDTNGNRVPAGVYIYKLTARSMESDQIFTNSRKMVLMK